In a genomic window of Candidatus Neomarinimicrobiota bacterium:
- the gcvPB gene encoding aminomethyl-transferring glycine dehydrogenase subunit GcvPB: MKKAQLIIEKSTSGHVATSIPALDVPEKSISDLIPEKYLRSEAPRLPEVSEPELVRHYIGISTKNHHVDKDLYPLGSCTMKYNPKINDWTASVLAEVHPYQPEELSQGLLGVYHELEQQLCAITGMTAFTLQPAAGSQGELVGVLLMRKYHELRGNDKDVILIPSAAHGTNPASVAMAGYKVVEIKSNSKGLVDMEDFESKIDDRVAGFMLTNPNTLGLFEENISKISELIHGVDGIMYMDGANMNALLGITRPADLGFDITHLNLHKTFSTPHGGGGPGAGPIGVTDKLAAYLPRPRVELINDKYHLEYGYEHSIGRVHGFYGNFGILLRAWTYIRMLGPDGLRNISEIAISNANYMMHKLKDVFELAYDRTCMHEFVLSARSQKEKGTNALHIAKRLLDFGFHSPTMYFPLIVKEALMIEPTESENKETMDRFIAVMKQIAEEVETNPELVHTAPHSTPVGKVDETQANRNLNVHW, encoded by the coding sequence ATGAAAAAAGCTCAATTAATTATTGAAAAATCCACCTCTGGACATGTCGCTACATCAATCCCGGCTTTAGATGTGCCAGAAAAAAGCATAAGTGATCTGATTCCTGAAAAATATCTCAGATCAGAAGCCCCACGGCTTCCAGAAGTTTCAGAACCAGAACTGGTGCGCCATTATATTGGTATATCAACCAAGAATCATCATGTGGACAAGGATCTCTATCCTCTTGGGTCCTGCACCATGAAGTATAATCCCAAGATTAATGATTGGACCGCCTCAGTTCTTGCAGAAGTCCATCCCTACCAACCAGAAGAGCTGAGTCAGGGACTCCTTGGTGTCTACCATGAATTAGAGCAGCAATTATGTGCTATCACTGGCATGACCGCTTTTACGCTTCAACCTGCAGCTGGCTCACAGGGTGAACTGGTGGGTGTACTGCTCATGCGGAAATATCATGAATTGAGAGGCAATGACAAAGATGTCATACTCATTCCATCCGCTGCACACGGTACCAATCCAGCTTCTGTTGCCATGGCAGGTTATAAGGTCGTTGAGATTAAGAGTAACTCAAAAGGCCTGGTCGATATGGAAGACTTCGAGTCCAAAATTGATGATCGGGTTGCCGGCTTTATGTTAACCAATCCCAATACACTGGGACTTTTTGAGGAAAATATTAGCAAGATTTCAGAGCTCATTCATGGTGTTGACGGTATCATGTATATGGATGGAGCCAATATGAATGCTCTCCTGGGTATTACACGGCCAGCAGATTTGGGCTTTGATATCACGCATCTGAATCTTCATAAAACCTTCTCAACACCCCATGGAGGCGGCGGTCCAGGAGCTGGTCCCATTGGCGTGACTGACAAACTGGCGGCATATCTGCCCAGACCCCGTGTAGAGTTAATAAATGATAAATATCATTTAGAATATGGCTATGAGCACAGTATTGGACGAGTACACGGTTTTTATGGAAATTTTGGCATTTTGCTGCGCGCCTGGACCTATATCAGAATGCTGGGTCCAGATGGTCTAAGAAATATCTCTGAAATTGCTATTTCCAACGCCAACTATATGATGCACAAACTCAAGGATGTCTTTGAGTTGGCATATGATAGGACATGTATGCACGAGTTTGTGCTTTCAGCTCGATCCCAGAAAGAAAAGGGGACCAACGCCCTGCATATTGCCAAACGGTTGCTTGACTTTGGATTCCATTCACCAACCATGTATTTCCCACTCATTGTTAAAGAAGCCCTCATGATTGAACCGACTGAGAGTGAGAATAAAGAAACCATGGATCGTTTTATCGCAGTCATGAAGCAAATCGCAGAAGAAGTGGAAACAAATCCTGAATTGGTCCATACTGCACCGCATTCTACACCTGTTGGCAAGGTTGATGAAACCCAGGCCAACCGCAATTTGAACGTCCACTGGTAG